A window from Littorina saxatilis isolate snail1 linkage group LG9, US_GU_Lsax_2.0, whole genome shotgun sequence encodes these proteins:
- the LOC138975071 gene encoding X-box-binding protein 1-like: MAYQKAIVITTLGKHTNSYQMAEIADDSIYSDGAGARKRRRLTHLSPDEKVLRRKLKNRVAAQTARDRKKVLMTELEEQVSLLQEEKKQLLKENAQLRNSHASIQKENHCLKKLISTVATTPNTIVSSDPPSSTPLVVQTSAPTVPCKVEVPDCDTAALPCKTEPDSPRSAAPAVSLPKEQIQALSRVMMQYAACALTLSLMLCFVSWKNASSQKAESSSRKRKQTKPARRPSVNAESTLLMENCQREQSWWGPQQQTWTPSMN; encoded by the exons ATGGCGTACCAAAAAGCGATTGTTATCACAACACTGGGCAAACACACAAATTCGTACCAAATGGCCGAGATAGCAGACGACTCCATCTACAGCGATGGCGCTGGGGCGAGAAAGCGGAGACGGTTGACACATTTGTCACCCGACGAGAAAGTTCTCCGAAG GAAGTTGAAAAACCGTGTAGCCGCCCAGACCGCCCGCGACAGGAAAAAAGTGTTGATGACAGAGCTGGAGGAACAGGTGTCCCTTCTGCAGGAAGAGAAGAAACAACTGCTGAAGGAGAACGCCCAACTCCGAAACAGCCACGCCTCCATCCAGAAAGAAAACCACTGCCTGAAAAAACTCATCAGCACAGTCGCCACCACCCCCAACACAATCGTCTCATCCgaccccccctcctccactcCCCTCGTCGTCCAGACGTCGGCGCCCACAGTACCGTGCAAGGTTGAAGTGCCGGACTGCGACACCGCTGCGTTGCCATGCAAGACAGAGCCTGATTCTCCCAGGTCTGCAGCGCCTGCTGTTTCTCTGCCGAAGGAACAGATTCAGGCTCTGTCTCGTGTGATGATGCAGTACGCAGCCTGTGCACTGACACTAAG TCTGATGCTCTGCTTCGTTTCCTGGAAGAATGCCTCATCCCAGAAAGCGGAGAGCTCCAGTCGCAAGCGCAAGCAGACCAAGCCGGCGCGGCGGCCCTCTGTCAACGCGGAATCGACGTTGTTGATGGAGAACTGCCAGCGGGAACAGAGCTGGTGGGGTCCGCAGCAACAAACGTGGACACCATCAATGAACTGA